The nucleotide sequence GGGAATGGCAAACGCAGCCAAACGCCAACAGTTTCAAACTGTTGGCGGAGAGCCGATGGGAATCGCATTAAAAGCTCCTAGCCCCAAGGGTTTTCGTTAAAGGGGGAAGAGGGTGCTGGGGTAAATGGTTCCTGCGACGCTGGGGGCTCTTCCCGAGGCGGGGGAGGATTGTCTGCCCAAGGGTCTTTGTCAGAGGACGATTCGTCGTTGGGATAGGGTTCGTTGGAATAAGGCTCGTTAGGATAGGGTTCGTTGGAATAAGGCTCGTTAGAGTAAGGCTCGTTGGAGTAGGACTCGTTAGGATAGGGTTCGTTGGAGTAAGGCTCGTTGGAGTAAGGCTCGCTAGCGTAAGCTGCATCCCCATAATTGGCAGGAGGTACTGGTTCTTCTGTCTGTTCGACATCCTCAAGCGTTGCAACGGCTTCCTGCAACTGCTCTTCCACCTTGGCGTCCGGTTCTCCTCCCAATTCTTGTAGTTGAGCCCGCTTTTCTTCCACCTGATCCACCAACTCATCCAGCGTCACAGTCAGGTGAGAGACCGTCTGCATCATTTGCGATGCCTGCTGTTCGCGAGTTTCGATGACCTGCGATAATTCCTGAGTGCGTACGATAAAATCGGCCTCTTGGCTGGTCAAATTCTCGATGGTTTGGCTGAGTACGGCTCGGCGACGTTCTAACTGCGCCACAATATCGGTCAACTGGCGCTCGCGATCGCTCAGGTTGCGCTCGCGGTTTTGAGTTTGCTCCAGTTGCATCTGGGCTTGATTGAGTTCGTCGCGCAAAAATAGCACTTGCGGCTCAATTTCGTTGCGCTCTTGATGCAGATCGAGCACCTGCGTTTCCAGGCTGCTTTTTTCCATCCGCAACGACTCGCACTCGTTCACGAGCGAGTTGTGCAGTTGGCTGAGGACTTCGGCTTCTGCCACCACCTGACTGAGTTGCGAGACCCGTTCGCCTGCTTCGGCTAACTCGCGCGCAATATTCTGACTTTCGCTGACCTCTTGTTCGACGAAGATGTCTTTAATTTGGGTATTGTCCAGCAGTCGTTGGGTGAGCTGGCGAAATCGAATCGAAAAATCTGCCATGGGGTAGAGTTCTGACGGTGGTGGAACGGTTCCAGTCGCTTATGTGTCAGTAGACTGGCCCATTCTATTCACTCTAACATTCCAGCAGAATCGTTCGAGCTTCGGCACTGAGCCGCCGCACTTGCATCGCCGAGGGATTGCGGAGAATAGCGATCGCCTTTTGCGCGAGGCCGTCTGTGCGCGAGCAATGGCCGAGCGCATAATGAACCAAGCATGACTTCTGAAGGCTATTGCAAGAGGTGTTTTATGCAGATTCGAGTCCGATTGAAGTTCCTTGCGGCCTTATTCCCCATTACCCTTTTGCTCGGAACTCCCGCGTTGTTCGGAACTCTCGCATTTCTCGGAACTCTCGCTGGAGCCAGCAATGCTAACCCGGTTATCTCCGACACCCATGTACCCACTGCTCGCGGCATCAGGGCGGTGACGGTTGTCAGGGGATTGCAGCATCCCTGGAGCATGACCTGGCTGCCCGATGGTTCCATCCTCATTTCCGAACGCCCGGGGCGGCTGCGCATCGTGCGAGACGGCCAACTCGATCCCGCCCCCATTGCCGGACTGCCGCCAGTCTTCGCGAGGGGTCAAGGGGGCCTGTTGGAGGTGTCGGCTCACCCACAGTTCGAGCAGAATCGCTTCCTGTATTTCACCTACGCCCAAGGCACGAGTCGATCCAATCGAACGCGACTGGCCCGGGCCAGATTTGATGGCAAAACCCTGAGCGATTGGCAGGTGCTCTTCCAAGCCTCTCCAGCTAAACCCGGTACCCAGCACTTCGGTTCCCGGCTCGCCTGGTTGCCGGATGGAACTTTGCTGATGTCGATCGGGGATGGCGGCAATCCTCCCCTGCAACTGAATGGCCGTCTCATCCGCGAGCGAGCTCAAGATCTCGACAGTCGCCTGGGCAAGATTGTGCGACTCAACGACGATGGCTCGATTCCAGCGGACAATCCCTTTGTCGCCTCTCCCGCCGCCGACCCAGCGGTGTGGAGTTACGGCCATCGCAACATTCAGGGCTTGGCTTTAGATCCCGCCAACGGCAGGGTCTGGGCTTCCGAGCACGGTGCTCTGGGCGGCGACGAACTCAACCTAGCTGCAGGGGGCCAGAATTTCGGTTGGCCCTTGGTGTCCCACAGTCGCGAGTATGCTACGGGTGCCCTCGTCTCCCAGCAGCAATCCCGTCCGGGCATGGCCGATCCCAAATTGGTCTGGCTGAGGGCGATCGCCCCCTCCGGTCTGGCGGTTTACAGAGGCGATCGCGTACCCGAGTGGCAAGGGGATTTGTTTGCGGGCGGACTGGTGGCGCAAGAGGTGCGCCAGATCGAATTGGACGCGGCCGGTAATGTCGTGCAGCAGCAGTCAATTCCCATCCCTCAGCGGGTGCGGGACGTGCGCCAGGGACCAGATGGTTTGCTGTACGTGCTGACGGATGCAGCGGCAGGCCAATTGCTGCGGCTGGAACCTGTCGCGCGGTAGGCGGATCTAGCCCAATTTAATCGTGGCCCCCGACACAGAAACCACCCCCGAGGCCGAGACTTGAATACTGGCAGGGGTGAGAGAAATCGTACTGCCCCCCACTTTTAGATCGAGTTTTGTGCCTGCCGAGAGTTCCATTTGGGCTGCAGCTTTGATGGTGATTTTCCCCCCAGAATCCGCCAACTCGATGGAATTACTACTGGTTTTAATCTGAATTTTCTTGCCAGCATCGTCCAATTTAACGAGATTTCCCCCCGTTGATTGAATGTCGATGCTTTTAGACTGGTCGTCCATTTTAACGGTATGGCCGCCCTTGGTTTTCAGCTCGATGATTTTGTCAGAATCGTTGAGGTGCAGGAAGTGGCCATCTGCCGTATCGAGATAAACACCTTTTTTGCTGTCCTTATCGTCATCCACAAATTGCAGCACGTGACCGACGCGAGTTTTAAACGTCCGCAACCGAACTTTGTTATTGGCCACCGAATTGTCCACACTCTCGGAGGGGGCATCTTTACCATTCCAAACTCCTCCCAAGACAAACGGACGATGAATATCGCCGTGCTCGAACCCCAATAACACCTCGTCATCCACCTCCGGCAGACAATCGAAGCCGCGATTGGCCCCCGCCCCGATCGCCACCACCCGCGCCCAATGACTTTCGTGCTCCTCAGTCAGCGTCGGATATTTCACCCGCACCCGACCCCACTTTTTGGGGTCTACATTATTGGTCACTTTGCCAATTAGCAGAGTCTGTCCCGGTTGCAGGCGCTGGGGGGGAGAGAGCGCGGAGACGAGATCGCGGTTGCGCAGGCCGCGCACGCTAAATTCGGTGCTGTAAATGCGATCGCGATAGAGATGAAGGGTTTCGGTCACGTAATAGCTGCCGCTATACTTGCCAATCTTGGCGATCTTGACCACCTGACCGGGGCGAATCTCGGGGTTGCCCTCGGCGATCGCATCTGCTTGAATAAATTCCCCTGCCAGTTCGTCCAGCAGGGCTTGGGCGATCGTATCGGCTTCTTTACTGCTAAACACGGGTCGATCCACCACCACCATGCTCGGTTGGCTGGGCTTGCCATTAAATGCCGAGCTGACGGCACTCCCCTGGCCAAACTCATTGCTTGTTTTCACCGATGCCGAATTCTTGGTGGAGACGATCGCCTCTTTGCGCTCGAAATCCCAGCCCCGCACCTCCACCTGCTGCACCTGTTCGGCACTCGACACCCGTACTCGAAAATTGTTCAGTTCGACCAACCATTCCAATTCAATCTGGCCATCCTGTTTGGGTTTGCGAAAGTTTAGCTTATTATCCTGCACGAATAGTTCGAAGCCATTCAGGGCAGCCCGCTCCCGCAAAAACTCCATGTGGGTTTGGTTTTCTTGAAAGACGTATTCGTGTACGGTGCTGGTGCTATCGACGGTCCCCAGTGAAATACCGACATCTGCCGCCAGTTTTTTGACCAGGTCGCTGTCGGTGATGTCTTGGAAGGACTGGTTGTGGCGACCGCGATGGAGGCGGTGGGAGGTATCGTAGCCGCGCACGATAATGGGGGCTTGGGCGCTACTGGTGAGATGGGTTTCAATCGCAGTCACCTCCCCTTCAAACACGGTGCCTGTCTCGGCTTCAGAAAAGTCCTCGTCTTCTGTGGTGCTGGAGACGAAGCCAATTTTGATGGTGCTGCCAATCTCGAATTTAGAGGCATGCTCCCAAATGGCATCTTCTGAGCCAGTGCCTGGGGCGGCATCGTTGCGGATTGCCAGTGTAAACATGCTGGGCAGGTGCAAACTCTCTTCCACCGAGAGCTGCAGGATGTCTTCCATCAGGTTCTCGGGGGCGGGAGAACCGTCAATGTATAGCTGCGGTTCGGCAATATAGGTGGTGGGCATCGCAACAGACGAGAACTGCTTCTAGCCTAAGTAAAACAGAGGTTGCGGCACATTCCCCAAAAGTCGAGCAGATTTACTTCAATCGTTTTCGATCGCCATCACATCCCCAACTTTGTCTATAAACCGGAGCTACTGTACCTGTTATGCTGACTCCAGTCTTAGCAAACCTAAGTCCCTCGCCCAGCAAGATGAAATGCTATCTCGTCTGTGGCCGATAGAGCCCATTTCGCTAGACTCCCAGTTCATTGAGCGGGAATTTAAATGAAACTAGACTTCTCGAACCAGACAGTATTGGTTACCGGAGCATCTCGGGGTATTGGAGCGCAAATCGCAGCAGACTTCTCAGACTGCGGGGCAAAACTGATTGTTACAGCGACAGATGAGTCTTCGGAAGCAAAAATCCGATCTCGATTGGGAGAATCGACTCAATTCCTGGCCGTCGATTTCAGCATATCTGAAAGTATCAACCACTTTCTGGCAAGCATTAGGAAGATAGACAGAATTGATGCTTGTGTCAACAATGCTGGATTGTCGCGCCATCGTCCGCTTGAAGCAGCGACTGAGGAGGAGTGGGATCTGACAAACTCTGTGAATCTCAAAGCGCCATTTCTTTTGACTCAAGCAGTCGCCGAGTCGATGAAACGCAATCTGTATGGTCGAATCGTCAATATCGCCTCCATCTGGAGCCAGATCACCATCCCCGATCGCGGTGTTTATACTGCAACCAAATTTGGACTACACGGACTCACCATCAGTTCTGCAGCTGAATTGTCTCAGTACAATATTTTGACAAATACAGTTTCTCCAGGTTTTACACTTACAGACATGTTGAAAGGCAACTATTCCAAAGAAGCTCTGCAGGCGATCGCAGACAAAATACCGATGAAGCGTCTTGCAGAACCCGAAGAAATCTCAAAGGTCGTACTATTCCTCTCCAGCCAGCTCAATTCTTACGTCACCGGACAAAATATTCTCGTGGATGGAGGTTATTCAGTTCTGTAAGCTTAGAGTCCAATCATTCGCCAATAGCATCAGAGGGGATTTTGCGATGCCAGATACGGACACTCTACGGATTGTTTTGATTGGTTTTGGTGCAGCAGGGCAACGTTTTGCTAAAGTCTTAAAATATATTGCAGATCGCGATCGCAGCGATATTAAAGTTGTGGGAGTGTGCGATCGCAGACCCGAAGCACTGGCTGGATCTGCGAGTATGGGGTGGCCCTGTTATGACAATCTGGACACTGCGATCGCAGCAGCCCGTCCAAATGTGGCAATTGTGACGGTAAATGAAGCAGAACATCACAATGTGCTGGCTCGTTTGGGAACATTCGAGACGATCGAGCGCGTCCTTTGCGAGAAGCCACTCACTCAAACTCTGTCTGAGGCAGAATCCTTATCAGAAGTATTTCAACACAGGCACTTATCGGTCAATTTGGTCGAGCGCTACAGTCCTATTATCGATCGCTTTTTTGAATGGCGGCGCGAGCATCCAGGATTAAAACCCACACGAGTTCAATTTTTTTGGGGCAAACATCGCGCACTAGACTCAAGACCCACCATCGGCGTTCTGAGTGAGATGATTCATCCTCTAGATCTGGTAGATTATATTTTCGGCTTTCCTCGCTGGCAAGTTAAACAATGTTTCGCTCATGTGAGCAACTTTGCGGTTGGAGATAGATGTCTTTATGACAGCATTCATGGAATTTTGGCAACGGAAGACTATATAGTTTCTGCCCATACATCATTTATTTGGCACGAACGTCGGCGAGAGATTATTGCATTTCTCCAAGATGAAAACTCAGAGATATTTCAAGTCATCTTTAGGTTCGATTGCCCGCTATGGGATTGTGACACTATCACCGTCTATTCTATTAATCCTCTAGATGGCAGCCGAAAAGGTGTGTTAAATTATCAAACTGACAACAGTGATTTCCCTCAACCTTTATATCAAGTCCATAAAGTCTATCAATTCCTTTTAGACGGCTTGGGCAAGCAAGATCCGTCACTCTCGCGAAAGCAAAGGGTAGACTATACGCAAGCTGTGAAGTTGCAACAGTTGCTTGAAGATATAGATAATTTTCTCAAGCATACAGAATCTACTGTGGCAGAAACTATTTTTGGTACGCCGACTGTATCTCGCAAGAGCTAACAATCTACAGCTTTCTCCAAACTTTTTCTCAGAGAGATTATGAGTGACTTCCAAGATCTGATTTCCTCCTGGTGTTTGCAGGAGCAAGAGCGGATAATTGCTGCTTTGTGTGACTATATCGGCATCAATACAATCTCGCCGAATGAATATGCTGCGCTCCCTTTCCTGACTCGGTATCTCGAACCTCTCGGTTTCCAGTTCGAACGTCGAGCCATTCCTGAGGCATTCTGGACTCATCCCGAACGTTGCCCCGCCCCCCTCTCAAAATTTGGCGATCGCCAATATATCCTACGCGCGACTAGACCGGGCACCATTGGTAAAAAGCGTCTGGCCATCAACTGTCACCTAGATGTCGTTCCGCTAACTTCTGGCTTTGAAGAGGGCTTTAAGGCGCGATGGAAAGGCGATTCAATTATTGGCCGAGGTGCTTGCGATACTAAGGGAAATCTGATGATGTTTGCGGAAGCCATCCGCTTTCTCGATACGCAAGCGATCGCTATCCCAGACGATCTGATTCTCGATTTGGTTGTCGAAGAGGAAATCGGCGGCAATGGCGGACTGGCTTCTGTTCTGAGTGGCCTGGATGCAAATGCAGTGTTGGCGCTAGAACCCACAGGATTCGAAGTCTTTCGAGGGCATCGAGGTTGTATCACCTTTGAAATCAACTTGTTCGGACAGTCCACCCATATGGGGGCAGCAGAAACTGGATTGAATGCGATCGATCTAGCCTTTATGGTGATTCAAAGATTGCGAGCAATGGAGGGAGAACTCATTCAAGCAGCTCGACAGCACGAGGCTTTTGCCCGTTGGAGTAGACCTATCCAAATCAATGTTGGTCAGATAAAAGGGGGAGAGTGGCACGGTTCCGTACCAGAACACTGTCAACTGCTGGGCAATCTCGGATTCCTGCCCCATTACGGCTTGGAAGGAGCAAAAAAAATGTTGGATGGGCTTTTAGCTGAAACGGTGGGTGCGCAGGAGGGAGCTCGCTACGAGCTGACCTTCCCCGGCTTGCACAATGAAGGCTGTTTGACTGCAGCTGATGACCCTTTTATTCATACTTTTATTGAGGCAGCTCGTTGTGCTGGCTTGGAAATTGGGCGAGTCGATGCTTGGCATGTGAGTTGCGATTGCCGTCATTACAGCCGAACGCTGGGCCTGCCTACCTTAATTTTTGGCTGCGGACAGCTAGAACGCGCCCATAGCAATAACGAGCAATTGATGCTCGCAGATCTCTATCGAGGCATTGGCATTATTTGCGAATTTCTCAAGCGAGGATTGTAGTCTAAAATTCGAGATCTTAACTCTTTCGTACAATCGTTCCTACTAGCCATTCTGGGGATAGAATTCTACTGAGTAACTGGGTTGCAGAAGTATGAGTAGACTGTTGGGTCTATTGGCAGGTGGGCTAGCATGTGCCGGACTGGCGGCATGTAGTGGCGGCTCCAATCTGACTCCTTTTGAAGAATCCGACACCGAAAATATCGATCTCGTCATTTGGTGGAATCAGGGGTTTCTGCCGGAAGAGAACGCTGTGATTACCGAACTCTTGCAGGCGTGGGAGAGCCAGAAAGAGAGGGAAACGGGAGAGGACATTACCACCGAGCTAATTTTGTTAGATCACGACAATCTTTTGCAGAATGCAGTCAGAGCAATAGAACTGGGCGACCCTCCCGACATGATGTTTGGATGGGATGCTGAGGAATCGGGTCTGATT is from Synechococcus sp. PCC 7336 and encodes:
- a CDS encoding SDR family NAD(P)-dependent oxidoreductase, producing the protein MKLDFSNQTVLVTGASRGIGAQIAADFSDCGAKLIVTATDESSEAKIRSRLGESTQFLAVDFSISESINHFLASIRKIDRIDACVNNAGLSRHRPLEAATEEEWDLTNSVNLKAPFLLTQAVAESMKRNLYGRIVNIASIWSQITIPDRGVYTATKFGLHGLTISSAAELSQYNILTNTVSPGFTLTDMLKGNYSKEALQAIADKIPMKRLAEPEEISKVVLFLSSQLNSYVTGQNILVDGGYSVL
- a CDS encoding VgrG-related protein — translated: MPTTYIAEPQLYIDGSPAPENLMEDILQLSVEESLHLPSMFTLAIRNDAAPGTGSEDAIWEHASKFEIGSTIKIGFVSSTTEDEDFSEAETGTVFEGEVTAIETHLTSSAQAPIIVRGYDTSHRLHRGRHNQSFQDITDSDLVKKLAADVGISLGTVDSTSTVHEYVFQENQTHMEFLRERAALNGFELFVQDNKLNFRKPKQDGQIELEWLVELNNFRVRVSSAEQVQQVEVRGWDFERKEAIVSTKNSASVKTSNEFGQGSAVSSAFNGKPSQPSMVVVDRPVFSSKEADTIAQALLDELAGEFIQADAIAEGNPEIRPGQVVKIAKIGKYSGSYYVTETLHLYRDRIYSTEFSVRGLRNRDLVSALSPPQRLQPGQTLLIGKVTNNVDPKKWGRVRVKYPTLTEEHESHWARVVAIGAGANRGFDCLPEVDDEVLLGFEHGDIHRPFVLGGVWNGKDAPSESVDNSVANNKVRLRTFKTRVGHVLQFVDDDKDSKKGVYLDTADGHFLHLNDSDKIIELKTKGGHTVKMDDQSKSIDIQSTGGNLVKLDDAGKKIQIKTSSNSIELADSGGKITIKAAAQMELSAGTKLDLKVGGSTISLTPASIQVSASGVVSVSGATIKLG
- a CDS encoding PQQ-dependent sugar dehydrogenase; translation: MQIRVRLKFLAALFPITLLLGTPALFGTLAFLGTLAGASNANPVISDTHVPTARGIRAVTVVRGLQHPWSMTWLPDGSILISERPGRLRIVRDGQLDPAPIAGLPPVFARGQGGLLEVSAHPQFEQNRFLYFTYAQGTSRSNRTRLARARFDGKTLSDWQVLFQASPAKPGTQHFGSRLAWLPDGTLLMSIGDGGNPPLQLNGRLIRERAQDLDSRLGKIVRLNDDGSIPADNPFVASPAADPAVWSYGHRNIQGLALDPANGRVWASEHGALGGDELNLAAGGQNFGWPLVSHSREYATGALVSQQQSRPGMADPKLVWLRAIAPSGLAVYRGDRVPEWQGDLFAGGLVAQEVRQIELDAAGNVVQQQSIPIPQRVRDVRQGPDGLLYVLTDAAAGQLLRLEPVAR
- a CDS encoding Gfo/Idh/MocA family protein, with the translated sequence MPDTDTLRIVLIGFGAAGQRFAKVLKYIADRDRSDIKVVGVCDRRPEALAGSASMGWPCYDNLDTAIAAARPNVAIVTVNEAEHHNVLARLGTFETIERVLCEKPLTQTLSEAESLSEVFQHRHLSVNLVERYSPIIDRFFEWRREHPGLKPTRVQFFWGKHRALDSRPTIGVLSEMIHPLDLVDYIFGFPRWQVKQCFAHVSNFAVGDRCLYDSIHGILATEDYIVSAHTSFIWHERRREIIAFLQDENSEIFQVIFRFDCPLWDCDTITVYSINPLDGSRKGVLNYQTDNSDFPQPLYQVHKVYQFLLDGLGKQDPSLSRKQRVDYTQAVKLQQLLEDIDNFLKHTESTVAETIFGTPTVSRKS
- a CDS encoding M20 family metallopeptidase; the protein is MSDFQDLISSWCLQEQERIIAALCDYIGINTISPNEYAALPFLTRYLEPLGFQFERRAIPEAFWTHPERCPAPLSKFGDRQYILRATRPGTIGKKRLAINCHLDVVPLTSGFEEGFKARWKGDSIIGRGACDTKGNLMMFAEAIRFLDTQAIAIPDDLILDLVVEEEIGGNGGLASVLSGLDANAVLALEPTGFEVFRGHRGCITFEINLFGQSTHMGAAETGLNAIDLAFMVIQRLRAMEGELIQAARQHEAFARWSRPIQINVGQIKGGEWHGSVPEHCQLLGNLGFLPHYGLEGAKKMLDGLLAETVGAQEGARYELTFPGLHNEGCLTAADDPFIHTFIEAARCAGLEIGRVDAWHVSCDCRHYSRTLGLPTLIFGCGQLERAHSNNEQLMLADLYRGIGIICEFLKRGL